Below is a window of Salvelinus alpinus chromosome 5, SLU_Salpinus.1, whole genome shotgun sequence DNA.
CCCTGGGCCAGTGTTGGTACTGCTGACAGCATGGCGATGCCGCCCACCACGAGGAGGAAAATGCAAATAGTTATGTGAGATTTTTATATTCTCCTTAACGGATGGTGAGCCCAGCTAGGAGCGAAAGAGCGGGAAGTTTTCGCAGGTCTCGCCTTCCTTTTGTCTTTCTTCCAAACCAAGGCATTAGCCCGGATGTTCAAAGCATTTTGTCCCCTCGATTCTCCTCCGGTGGCTCTCATTCTGTTTCTCCGGCACCTTCTCCATGTTCAGTCTCACCTTGATTGATAATAGAAATAAATGCAATTATATTTTATGTTATTACAAATACATCTCTTATATATCTCTTGGAAGGCCAGAAAATAAAATGAACAGCAGACATTTTTACCTGGTCAAAAACCTCCACATCCTTCTCAGTCGCTGCTTGAAGGTGGTCCTCGAAGGCATTCTGATCTGGTTCAACAACTTGTATCAGTGATAATAAAGTATgttatacaaaaacaacaatagAAATATCTAAAAATCACAAATGTTTCATACTACAGTATAGGCAATAATTTATACACAATTGCGTTGCTTACCTCAGTAAACAGTTGTGGCTTCCGGTCCGTACAGCAGGTGATGGGGGATTGTTCTGGAGGCCTGGACGCTGCTGTTGTGAGCAAAGATAAATATTTTCAGATTGTCCTCCCACCATTCCTGGTACCAGTCAAGGGACTTGCCCATGGCAGAACCCGTTGGTCCGTTAATCCAAATCTGGAGTCACCATACATCTACACATATTACACATTACACACTGTACTATCAGTGTcaatttctattttttatttttttttacaaaatctAAATTACTGGTGGACAAGCTACATTTGGTTAACATCAAGCTAGCAAACTGTTAAATGCTATTTTCGTACAAACATTAACACTAACACATTTTATCGTGACATCGCATATTTACATATATTACCTGAACTAATCTGAGTCTTTGTTGatagaaaataaaacaaattggATGCAAAAATGTTGTTGAAAAAAAGGTACAGGAAGTTTGAACGCCATTTTAATAACCTTCTCTTACATGTAAAACCATTAGCAACCTAGCCTAACTCCATTACTTTACAATGGGGAAAATACCCTTCCGTTTTTTACACGGGGGAAAACTGTAAATTTTTAGCATTTATGGTTGAGATTTAAttaataatataaatataaaacgACACACCTTATGACTTTCATTAACGCACAGGCGTCACACAGACGTTGGTATGATGACATGCTCGTTACGGTATTATGTCATGTCAGTCAGACGTTCAATAGTAGGCGACAGCCACAGGGTGGTACCGTTGCCTAGACTTAATTCCGTCTCATATCACCCTCCATATCTACCCTCGATTACTCAGACTGATTACGTGTGGTTGTTGAATGCGAGAAGGGAGTGTGTGATGAGTGAGGCAGGAGCCACCACTGCAACTAGTCCCTTCAACTTTACACGGCAAAGACTTGGACGAAATAACGGGATTTTATTGcacttattattattttttaaatgtacagtagTAAAAGACAACTGGATTGCGAAGTAGATCGCTTAAGGAGGGACATTTAGGAGGGAGTGTGCCTACAGAAGTAGTGTAGTTTGTATAGACTAGCCCGTTAAGAGTTTGCTGGCTATTTGTTTTGGAGCGCTAGACACTACAGAGTCATTTGTTGAACTATGGCGCTCAAGGCGAGGGCTTTATACGACTTCAATTCCGAAAACACAGGGGAGATATCATTAAAGGAACATGAAATAGTGAGTTTGTACAGCGAACAGGACATTGAAGGATGGCTAGAAGGGTCCAACGGCAAAGGCGAGAGAGGTCTCTTCCCCGCGTCCTACGTCGAGATACTGATTAACGATACCGCGTCCACGTTTAACAACAGCACATCAGAGGATACTTACCCGGGATCCCGATACGCCAATATTCCAACCGGAGATTTCGGGGACACCTCAAATAAAACATTAAATCAAATTGAAAACTTGTCCAAAACATCAACATCGTCTGGGTTTACAGCGTCCTCACCGCCTGCCCCAGCGCAGCAGCAGCGCGGTTACCAAGCCAGCCAGGGCAGCGATGAAGACTGGGATGATGACTGGGATGACACCTCGACGGTGGCTGACGAGCCCGGGGTTGTTGGGGGAAGTCACCAGGGGGACTTTGATGGCAATGGATCGTCTACATACAGCGTGTCAACATCTTCTATATCCAGAAGTGGCAACGTTCAACAAGCCAAGAGCTCTGCCACGGTCAGTAGAAACCTCAATAGGTTTTCAACATTTGTGAAATCAGGAGGAGAAGCGTTCGTGTTAGGTGAGGCAGCTGGGTTTGTGAAAGATGGGGATAAGATATGTGTTGTAACGGGACAATACGGCCCAGAATGGCAGGAAAACCCATACCCCTTCGCCTGTACCATCGACGACCCCACCAAGCAGACCAAGTTCAAAGGGATGAAGAGTTACATTGCCTACAAGCTGACGCCCACCCACACACAGATCCAGGTAAACAGGAGGTATAAACACTTTGACTGGCTCTATGCCCGGCTGGTGGAGAAGTTCCCTGTCATCTCGGTGCCCCACATACCGGAGAAACAGGCCACGGGGCGGTTTGAAGACGACTTCATCTCTAAAAGGAGAAAAGGGTTGATATGGTGGATGAATCACATGACTAGTCACCCGGTACTGTCCAAATGTGACGTTTTCCAGCACTTCCTCACTTGCAACAGGTAGGTTTCTCTTCGCTGCTCTCATCTCCTCGTCAATCTGTTACTATTTATTCGCTTGTCAATTCCTTACGGAATTGTCCTGTCAAACATTACAATGAGTTGGCCAGAGTCCTTATACTACATTACGTGGTTGGAGAAATTAGCAAGCTAACTTTGATCAACTATTGAGTTCAACTCTGGATAAGAGGTACAGTGGAAGTGGCTCACCTTTTTAGCCAGGTAGGTACATTTTCAATGGCAATGAATCCTTCAGAACGAACCTGTTCTcaggcaggctaactcagggatAACTCCATTTGTCCTGAATTAAGTCTCTGAGCTGtgagttgaggaccaatgaaatcagattccctTCCCTCTCGCAAATATTGCATCATCATTCACTTTCATTTTGAGGAAAATAACCCGATTTAAATATTTGAATAACGTTACACGTTTAGTAATGCCAGAATACGTTTGAAACATCACGTGCAGTAAAACTTGTGTATGATTTAATAACATGATTATTTTTTCGATAGTTTTGGAGAAAAATGTTGCTTGTACATTAGGTTTAAACACTATTCAGATTGTCACACCTTCATACCGACCTTGTGCCATCCCTGGATGTTTGGGTAATAATCGGCACTGAACACTAGGGGCGCTATTTTCAAACCCTACTGAGCCTCTGTAATCTAGAAGATTAGCAATTCTAATGTAATGTAAAATCTCATAGCAAATGACAGTCTCTGACAAACTATTTGCAGGACAGACATTCCAGCTCATAACTTTATACTAGACGTTCCAGCTCGTAACTTTATACCAGACATTCCAGCTCATAACTTTACACCAGACATTCCAGCTCGTAACTTTATACCGGACATTCCAGCTCATAACTTTACACCAGACATTCCAGCTCATAACTTTACACCAGACATTCCAGCTCATAACTTTATACCAGACATTCCAGCTCATAACTTTACACCTGACATTCCAGCTCATAACTTTACACCAGAC
It encodes the following:
- the LOC139577345 gene encoding sorting nexin-18-like isoform X2, which codes for MALKARALYDFNSENTGEISLKEHEIVSLYSEQDIEGWLEGSNGKGERGLFPASYVEILINDTASTFNNSTSEDTYPGSRYANIPTGDFGDTSNKTLNQIENLSKTSTSSGFTASSPPAPAQQQRGYQASQGSDEDWDDDWDDTSTVADEPGVVGGSHQGDFDGNGSSTYSVSTSSISRSGNVQQAKSSATVSRNLNRFSTFVKSGGEAFVLGEAAGFVKDGDKICVVTGQYGPEWQENPYPFACTIDDPTKQTKFKGMKSYIAYKLTPTHTQIQVNRRYKHFDWLYARLVEKFPVISVPHIPEKQATGRFEDDFISKRRKGLIWWMNHMTSHPVLSKCDVFQHFLTCNSMDQKSWKQGKRKAEKDEMVGANFFLTISTPSGPPLDLVEVESKIDGFKAFTKKMDDSVVQVNATTNEFARKQITGFKKEYQKVGQAFKVLGQVFELDQQAYSVGLNQAIAYTGEAYDAIGDYFAEQPRHDVDPLMDLLQLYQGHLANYPDIIHVQKGALTLSSLLLLQEH
- the LOC139577345 gene encoding sorting nexin-18-like isoform X1, yielding MALKARALYDFNSENTGEISLKEHEIVSLYSEQDIEGWLEGSNGKGERGLFPASYVEILINDTASTFNNSTSEDTYPGSRYANIPTGDFGDTSNKTLNQIENLSKTSTSSGFTASSPPAPAQQQRGYQASQGSDEDWDDDWDDTSTVADEPGVVGGSHQGDFDGNGSSTYSVSTSSISRSGNVQQAKSSATVSRNLNRFSTFVKSGGEAFVLGEAAGFVKDGDKICVVTGQYGPEWQENPYPFACTIDDPTKQTKFKGMKSYIAYKLTPTHTQIQVNRRYKHFDWLYARLVEKFPVISVPHIPEKQATGRFEDDFISKRRKGLIWWMNHMTSHPVLSKCDVFQHFLTCNSMDQKSWKQGKRKAEKDEMVGANFFLTISTPSGPPLDLVEVESKIDGFKAFTKKMDDSVVQVNATTNEFARKQITGFKKEYQKVGQAFKVLGQVFELDQQAYSVGLNQAIAYTGEAYDAIGDYFAEQPRHDVDPLMDLLQLYQGHLANYPDIIHVQKGALTKVKESQKHVEEGKMDAPQADGVNERCDIISFATLAEIQHFHQVRVRDFKAQMQRYLTEQIGFFQKITGKLEEALQKYDTA